Below is a window of Deinococcus radiopugnans ATCC 19172 DNA.
GTCCGCCTCGCGCAGGATGTAGTACCACAGCGGCGTCCGGGCCTCCAGATGCAGGTCTTTCAGATCGTCCAGATCTGCGGCAAGCAGTTCGTCCAGCTTCATGGCGCGGGCCACCCGCTGCCCCGAGGGCACGCTGAAGGTGAGCTGTCGCAGCAGGTTGCGCTGGGCCAGCGAGGCCACGTCGCCCGCACCGAAGCCGGGCAGCGCGAACAGCACGCTGGACAGCCTGGTATCGATCTTCTTGTTGGGCTTGACCCGCCCGTCGCCAAAGTCGAAGAAGGTCTGCCAGTCCACGAAACGCCGGGGCGCCCGGTGTTCGCCGCGCAGATCGTCCGGGTCCAGGCTGGGCGGCAGACTGGCATCCAGGATCAGCCCGACGAACTGTCCGGCGTCGTCCGCGCCGAAGTTGGCACGGTAGCTGGGGCGCACCTGCGAATGCCCGAAACGGTAGGCGGCCACGCTGAACTCCACCGGAATGTACGGCGCGTTGCGCCACTTGTAGAACTTGCGCCCGCTTTCCAGCACGTCCTGCACCACGCCTGGTCCGCAGGTTTTCGGCAGAAATTCATGCACGATCATCCACTGGTAGTGCCAGCGCACCAGCCGCTGCGCCTCCATAAAGACCTCGGCGGGGCGGGCAGCGGCGCCCAGTTCGGCGCGCACATGGTCCACCGCCGCGTTGTGGAAGCGCAGCAGGGCCAGGTGAAGCTGCGACACGATCAGGTTCTCGTCGTTGCGCGGGTCGCCGGTCAGGGCCACGCCCTGGCGGTTGCGCGGCAGATCGTGGCGGGTCACGCCGCCGCGCGACACGGCCTCACAGCCGTCAATCGCCTCGGTCAGCAGTTTGATACCCCGGTCAAAGGGATCGGCGGGCTGCTGATCGTACAGGTGGGGCGTCGCGCCCGGTCCGCTGCCGTACACGCTGTCCAGTTCCAGCGCGGGCGTGCGGAAGTTGGAAATCGCTTCCGGGTCCACCTGCCGCTCCAGGCTGGAGGTCGGGTCGAAGGTCAGGTCATGGTCCAGAAACTGTCCCAGGAAGGTCATGCCCGCCGACAGGTCCGGGTTGTTGGGATTGTTCACGCTGCGCGCCGGATCGCTGAGCAGCGCCACGGGGTCGCTGAGGTCGTCGCCCGCGTCCATCCGCCCGCCGGGTTGCCCCAGTTCCATCAATGCGGCGCGCAGCGTGGGCGTGTCCAGCCCGATGGGCGGCAGCGTCGGAAACAGCCGCCCGAACTTGCCCTGTTCGTAGGCCACACTGCGCGGCGGATTTTCCCCACCCATCGGATAATGCCCGTGTCTGGTCATGCCCCACCCTCCTGATTGCTGCCCGGCGAACCCCTGCGAGACCGGTTCCCGCACGGGTTGCTGCACCTGGGGTCACCTTAAAGGCGGGGGCGTGATCAGGCCATGATCAGTAACCTGCCCGCCGCCGCACCGCCGCCCGCGTCAGGTCCGGCACCACCGTCTGATCACTTTCCACGGTCAGGGCCGCCGCCGCGTGGCCTTCACGCGCCGCGTCCGGCAGCGTCTCCCCGCCCAGCAGCGCCGCCAGGAACGCGGCCAGCGTGGCGTCCCCGGCCCCGGTCACGTCCGCGACCTCCGCGCTCAGGGCGGGCAGTTCCCACGAGTCATCTGCCGCCGACAGCAGGCTGCCGCGCCCGCCGCGCCGGACCCACACCACCTCCACGCCGCGCCCGTGCAGGGTCAGCGCCGCCTCCCGGATGGCCGACGCGTTATCCGCCACGTCGGTCCCCACCAGCGCCGAGAGTTCGCTCAGGTTGGGTGTGATGGCCCAGGGCGCGTGTCCAGCCTCCAGCGCGGGCAGCAGCCGCACCGCCTTGGGCACGCTGACCGGCTCGAAGACCACCCGCGCCCCACCCTCCCCGGTTTGGTGCAAGAGATGCAGGAGCGTGTCGGGCGGGAGGTTGCCGTCCGCAACGATGTAGTGTGCGCCGCGCAGCAGTTCATCCTGCTCCAGCAACGCTGCTGGTGTCAGGGCGCTCATGATTTCCATCGCGGCCACCGCGATCAGCAGTTCGCCGCCCCTGTCCAACACTGCCGTGTAGGTTCCCGTGGCCTGGTCCGCCGCGCGCCGGGTGGGCGACACGTCCACGCCCGCCTCCGCTGTCTGCCGCAGCAGGCCGTCGCCCAGCGCGTCCGTCCCCACCGCCGAGAGCAGCGCCACGCGCACGCCCAGTCGGGCCAGATTCTCGGCCACGTTGCGGGCCACGCCGCCGGGAGTCTGCGCGGCGCGGCCCGGATTGCTGGTGCCCGGCACGGCGGGGGCCAGCGTCTGCACCTTGAGGTCCATATTCGCGCCGCCGACCGCGATGACCTGGGCCGTCTGGGAAGGAGGATGGGCAACCATTTGCCGAGTATGTCAGCCGCCAGCCTTTCCCGCCGCCCGGCACCCCCGCCCACGCCAAAGCGTCACACGCGCTACACTGCCGGGCAATGGATGCCAAGGTAATTGTGGTCACGTCGGGCAAGGGTGGCGTGGGAAAAACCACGACCACCGCGAATATCGGAGCGGCGCTGGCCAAGCTCGGCGAGAAGGTTGTGGTGATCGACGTGGACGTGGGCCTGCGAAACCTGGACGTGGTGATGGGTCTGGAATCGCGGGTGGTGTTTGACCTGATCGACGTGCTGGAGGGCAAGTGCCGCATGAGTCAGGCCCTGATTCGCGACAAGCGCATCGAGAACCTGCACCTGCTGCCCGCCAGCCAGACCCGCGACAAGGACGCCCTGGACCCCGACGTGTTCCGGGAGGTGGTGCGCGGCCTGATCGAGACCGAGGGCTTTGACCGCGTGCTGATCGATTCGCCGGCCGGCATCGAGTCGGGCTTCCGGACGGCCGCCGCCCCGGCCACCGGCGCGTTGGTGGTCGTCAACCCCGAGGTCTCCAGCGTGCGCGACGCCGACCGCATCATCGGGCTGCTGGAAGCGCAGCAGATCAACGAGATCCGGCTGGTCATCAACCGCCTGCGGCCCAAGATGGTCGCCAGCGGCAACATGCTTTCCGAGGCCGACATTCTGGACATCCTGGGGGTCAAGCCGATCGGCGTGGTGCCCGAGGACGAGGGCATCATCGTGTCCACCAACGTGGGCGAACCCGCCGTACTGGGCAAGACCCGCGCGGGCGAGGCCTTCATGGCCACCGCCCGCCGCCTGAGAGGTGAAGACGTGCCGTATCCCAAGCCCGATGTGGAAGGCGGATTCCTGGCCGCCCTGCGCCGCCTGTTCGGGGGGGCCTGACATGTTTTCCTGGCTCAAGCGTGGGCGCTCCAAAGAAACCCTGAAAG
It encodes the following:
- a CDS encoding carbohydrate kinase family protein gives rise to the protein MVAHPPSQTAQVIAVGGANMDLKVQTLAPAVPGTSNPGRAAQTPGGVARNVAENLARLGVRVALLSAVGTDALGDGLLRQTAEAGVDVSPTRRAADQATGTYTAVLDRGGELLIAVAAMEIMSALTPAALLEQDELLRGAHYIVADGNLPPDTLLHLLHQTGEGGARVVFEPVSVPKAVRLLPALEAGHAPWAITPNLSELSALVGTDVADNASAIREAALTLHGRGVEVVWVRRGGRGSLLSAADDSWELPALSAEVADVTGAGDATLAAFLAALLGGETLPDAAREGHAAAALTVESDQTVVPDLTRAAVRRRAGY
- the minD gene encoding septum site-determining protein MinD, translating into MDAKVIVVTSGKGGVGKTTTTANIGAALAKLGEKVVVIDVDVGLRNLDVVMGLESRVVFDLIDVLEGKCRMSQALIRDKRIENLHLLPASQTRDKDALDPDVFREVVRGLIETEGFDRVLIDSPAGIESGFRTAAAPATGALVVVNPEVSSVRDADRIIGLLEAQQINEIRLVINRLRPKMVASGNMLSEADILDILGVKPIGVVPEDEGIIVSTNVGEPAVLGKTRAGEAFMATARRLRGEDVPYPKPDVEGGFLAALRRLFGGA
- a CDS encoding peroxidase family protein, translating into MTRHGHYPMGGENPPRSVAYEQGKFGRLFPTLPPIGLDTPTLRAALMELGQPGGRMDAGDDLSDPVALLSDPARSVNNPNNPDLSAGMTFLGQFLDHDLTFDPTSSLERQVDPEAISNFRTPALELDSVYGSGPGATPHLYDQQPADPFDRGIKLLTEAIDGCEAVSRGGVTRHDLPRNRQGVALTGDPRNDENLIVSQLHLALLRFHNAAVDHVRAELGAAARPAEVFMEAQRLVRWHYQWMIVHEFLPKTCGPGVVQDVLESGRKFYKWRNAPYIPVEFSVAAYRFGHSQVRPSYRANFGADDAGQFVGLILDASLPPSLDPDDLRGEHRAPRRFVDWQTFFDFGDGRVKPNKKIDTRLSSVLFALPGFGAGDVASLAQRNLLRQLTFSVPSGQRVARAMKLDELLAADLDDLKDLHLEARTPLWYYILREADVQQGGKRLGAVGARIVTEVFVGVLEGDHTSYLALDPEWAPIFGQNGDFGITDLLSFAGVVVEF